A single Cyclopterus lumpus isolate fCycLum1 chromosome 3, fCycLum1.pri, whole genome shotgun sequence DNA region contains:
- the ttc17 gene encoding tetratricopeptide repeat protein 17 isoform X1: MADLGKISPESLPRFVNCSRKQSFRGKLFILLCALIVDSGGATTHWVVTEDGKIQQQVDSPLNLKHPHDVVIFMRQETRVDYLKKLEKQLVTQKIHIEENEDRDTGLEQRHYKEDADCVMAKVPLGDLDLYDGTYVSLESKDIGPEDYVDSRSALPPDLEKPDCAKVFELPYSIHAFQHLRGVQERANLTSPLLSKEDPIFSSLSHRLGRSVDDVGHRIHQELLRNSSSWVLYNMASFYWRMKNEPQRAVDCVVRALHFSPRQHKDVALVNMANILHRAHFSADAAILAHAAMDLTSDLFTSHYTLGNIYAMLGEYNHSVLCYEQALQAQPGFEQALRRKHSVLCQQKLEQRLEAQHRSLQRTLNELKEYQKQHDHYLRQQEALDKHKLLQEEQILRNIIHETQMAKEAQLGNHQMCRLGQQQRSLYCPFDLPVRYHRGDLFEHVHFVQFGEEVSVASSVALVSERDSNQTAASPRLHPSVSGDQDPAAALWGSRQDYTQDTQKKLWPQRTDCAHEYPSVPPAHLLPTYYLPPETQGLGPVATLLYGSSRPPTAALPDCGPVPQPYPALMPASLDWPLEEKTLPDPSAFEVLQVRSGGWTLEQIGSRIAQAMKQAAVPRWQLHNEAALFWRAKGNASRALRCLRHALSSAPPAHRHLSLTNAANLLLHHGLTAHAHALLEQALAVNASEPHTLLSLVSVHLAQGNVTGALALFRRVLATARSSSSSFSSFAGCEQCRRSLPLLRCLQFYPFLYNLSRRQPCSQGVACVAEKELGIQLEEWEGSEEKQDAPAMSAMEDSLLFEKVILDSNGSGEAAGQQQRASPSASGTTHMPTAFGGGSGGGAEGEEEWQLKEDLMGAFEGALDVGGKRGDLRGIRVLKNDRVMGARAGGGPCFGNCEDDEGAEWITFQVKRVRKAKVDGTESVAMGDDGPNGESLPGGHSVLEISGPTIPSPGPSGRWRDYTSLGWPGPEECQRTRRVDLTTVASTWLAVSAKNIDITEHIDFATPLQEPAAEPLCNANLAASMHTLDHLAGVANRAAIHYTGESQLREVLQNLGKDKFSPQSFEQVGTRIAKVLEKNQTSWVLSSMAALYWRVKGQGKRAIDCLRQALNYAPHHMKDVPLISLANIFQNARLWEDALTVARMAVEIAPHFVVNHFTLANVYIAMEEFEKAMRWYESTLKLQPEFAPAKDRLRTIQCYLLTKRERRQP; the protein is encoded by the exons ATGGCGGACCTCGGGAAAATCAGTCCCGAGTCTTTGCCCCGTTTCGTCAACTGTTCGCGAAAACAGTCATTCCGGGGGAAGCTTTTCATCCTCCTCTGCGCGCTTATCGTGGACTCCGGAGGGGCCACGACCCACTGGGTCGTCACGGAGGACGGGAAGATCCAACAGCAG GTTGACTCACCTTTAAATCTGAAGCATCCGCACGATGTCGTGATCTTCATGAGGCAAGAGACTCGAGTTGACTACCTCAAGAAGCTGGAG AAGCAGCTGGTGACGCAGAAGATTCACATCGAGGAGAACGAGGACCGAGACACGGGGCTGGAGCAGAGGCACTACAAAGAGGACGCGGACTGCGTCATGGCCAAGGTACCCCTGGGAGACCTGGACCTGTACGATGGCACCTACGTTTCCCTGGAGAGCAAAGACATCGG ccctGAAGACTACGTAGATTCCCGGTCAGCTCTGCCCCCGGATCTAGAAAAGCCTGACTGTGCAAAAGTGTTTGAGCTACCTTATAGCATCCATGCTTTCCAGCATCTCAGG GGCGTCCAGGAGAGGGCGAACCTGACCTCCCCGCTGCTCTCTAAGGAGGACCCGATCTTCAGCTCGCTGTCTCACAGGCTGGGCCGCAGCGTGGACGATGTGGGCCACCGCATCCACCAGGAGCTCCTGAGG AATTCGTCGTCCTGGGTGCTGTACAACATGGCGTCGTTTTACTGGCGCATGAAGAACGAGCCTCAGAGGGCCGTCGACTGCGTGGTGCGCGCTCTGCATTTCTCCCCGAG GCAGCACAAGGACGTCGCCCTGGTCAACATGGCCAACATCCTGCACCGCGCCCATTTCTCCGCAGACGCCGCCATTCTCGCCCACGCTGCCATGGACCTCACGTCGGACCTCTTCACCAGCCACTACACCCTGGGCAACATTTACGCC ATGCTCGGGGAATACAACCACTCCGTGCTGTGCTACGAGCAGGCGCTGCAGGCCCAGCCGGGCTTCGAGCAGGCGCTGAGGAGGAAGCACTCTGTGCTCTGTCAGCAGAAGCTGGAGCAGCGGCTGGAAGCCCAGCACAG ATCCCTGCAGCGGACGCTCAACGAACTGAAGGAGTACCAGAAGCAGCACGACCACTACCTCCGCCAGCAGGAGGCGCTGGACAAACAcaagctgctgcaggaggagcagatcCTGAGAAACATCATCCACGAGACGCAGATGGCCAAGGAAGCCCAACTTG ggaacCATCAGATGTGTCGGCTGGGTCAGCAGCAGCGCAGCCTCTACTGCCCCTTTGACCTGCCCGTGCGCTATCACCGCGGCGACCTGTTCGAGCACGTCCACTTCGTCCAG TTCGGGGAGGAGGTGTCGGTGGCGTCCAGCGTGGCGCTCGTGTCGGAGCGCGACTCCAACCAGACGGCGGCCAGCCCCCGGCTCCACCCCTCGGTGTCCGGAGACCAGGACCCTGCCGCCGCTCTGTGGGGCAGCCGTCAGGATTACACACAG GATACTCAGAAGAAGTTGTGGCCTCAGAGGACGGACTGCGCCCACGAGTACCCGAGCGTCCCCCCCGCTCACCTGCTGCCGACCTACTATCTTCCACCCGAGACGCAGGGCCTCGG CCCAGTGGCAACTCTCCTCTACGGGAGCAGCAGACCTCCGACGGCCGCCCTGCCGGACTGTGGTCCCGTCCCCCAACCCTACCCGGCCCTCATGCCGGCCTCACTAGACTGGCCTCTGGAAGAGAAGACGCTGCCAGATCCCTCTGCCTTCGAG GTGCTGCAGGTGCGTAGTGGAGGATGGACGCTGGAGCAGATCGGCTCCCGAATAGCTCAAGCTATGAAACAA GCCGCCGTGCCCCGCTGGCAGCTCCACAACGAGGCGGCCCTCTTCTGGCGGGCCAAAGGCAACGCCAGCCGCGCCCTACGCTGCCTGCGCCACGCGTTGAGCTccgccccccccgcccaccGCCACTTGTCCCTCACCAACGCCGCTAACCTGCTGCTGCACCACGGCTTGACCGCCCACGCACACGCACTGCTGGAGCAAGCGCTGGCTGTCAATGCATCGGAG ccgcacaCCCTGCTCAGCCTGGTGAGCGTGCACTTGGCCCAGGGCAACGTGACGGGCGCCCTGGCTCTGTTCCGCCGCGTCCTGGCGACGgcgcgctcctcctcctcgtccttctcgTCCTTCGCCGGCTGCGAGCAGTGCCGCCGCAGCCTGCCTCTGCTGCGCTGCCTGCAGTTCTACCCCTTCCTCTACAACCTCTCACGCCGTCAGCCCTGCTCCC AGGGCGTCGCCTGTGTGGCTGAGAAGGAGCTCGGGATACAGCTGGAGGAATGGGAGGGCAGCGAAGAGAAGCAGGACGCGCCCGCCATGTCCGCCATGGAGGACTCCCTGCTCTTTGAGA AGGTTATCTTGGACAGCAACGGGTCGGGCGAAGCGGCCGGACAGCAGCAGCGTGCTTCTCCCTCCGCCTCAGGAACGACTCACATGCCCACGGCGTTCGGCGGTGGCAGCGGCGGCGGAgcggaaggggaggaggagtggcAGCTGAAGGAGGACCTGATGGGAGCTTTCGAGGGCGCGCTGGATGTCGGCGGCAAGCGGGGGGACCTGCGCGGCATCCGGGTGCTGAAGAACGACCGCGTCATGGGCGCCCGCGCCGGCGGCGGGCCGTGCTTCGGGAACTGCGAGGACGACGAGGGAGCCGAGTGG ATCACCTTCCAGGTGAAGCGGGTGAGGAAGGCGAAGGTGGACGGCACGGAGAGCGTCGCCATGGGCGACGACGGCCCGAACGGGGAGTCGCTGCCCGGAGGACACTCGGTCTTGGAGATAAGCGGGCCGACCATCCCGTCGCCCGGCCCCTCAG GACGCTGGAGGGACTACACAAGTCTGGGCTGGCCGGGGCCGGAGGAGTGCCAGCGGACACGGAGGGTCGACCTCACCACGGTGGCGAGCACCTGGTTGGCCGTTTCCGCCAAGAACATCGA catCACGGAGCACATCGACTTTGCCACTCCGCTCCAGGAGCCGGCCGCCGAACCTTTATGCAACGCCAACCTCGCCGCCAGCATGCACACCCTGGACCACCTGGCCGGGGTGGCCAACCGCGCCGCCATCCACTACACCGGAGAGAGCCAGCTGCGTGAG GTCCTGCAGAACCTCGGCAAGGACAAGTTCTCTCCTCAGTCCTTTGAGCAGGTGGGAACGCGCATCGCTAAAGTTCTGGAGAAG AATCAAACATCGTGGGTTTTATCCAGCATGGCCGCGCTCTACtggagggtcaaaggtcaaggcaAGAGAGCCATCGACTGCCTGCGACAGGCCCTCAACTATGCGCCCCATCACATGAAG GACGTGCCCCTCATCAGCCTGGCCAACATCTTCCAGAACGCCCGTCTGTGGGAGGACGCGCTCACCGTGGCGCGCATGGCGGTGGAAATCGCACCGCACTTCGTCGTGAACCACTTCACCCTGGCCAACGTCTACATCGCTATG gaGGAGTTTGAGAAAGCCATGCGCTGGTACGAGTCTACGCTGAAGCTGCAGCCGGAGTTCGCCCCGGCTAAAGATCGTCTGAGGACCATCCAGTGTTACCTGCTCACCAAGAGGGAACGCCGTCAGCCCTGA
- the ttc17 gene encoding tetratricopeptide repeat protein 17 isoform X2, with product MAKVPLGDLDLYDGTYVSLESKDIGPEDYVDSRSALPPDLEKPDCAKVFELPYSIHAFQHLRGVQERANLTSPLLSKEDPIFSSLSHRLGRSVDDVGHRIHQELLRNSSSWVLYNMASFYWRMKNEPQRAVDCVVRALHFSPRQHKDVALVNMANILHRAHFSADAAILAHAAMDLTSDLFTSHYTLGNIYAMLGEYNHSVLCYEQALQAQPGFEQALRRKHSVLCQQKLEQRLEAQHRSLQRTLNELKEYQKQHDHYLRQQEALDKHKLLQEEQILRNIIHETQMAKEAQLGNHQMCRLGQQQRSLYCPFDLPVRYHRGDLFEHVHFVQFGEEVSVASSVALVSERDSNQTAASPRLHPSVSGDQDPAAALWGSRQDYTQDTQKKLWPQRTDCAHEYPSVPPAHLLPTYYLPPETQGLGPVATLLYGSSRPPTAALPDCGPVPQPYPALMPASLDWPLEEKTLPDPSAFEVLQVRSGGWTLEQIGSRIAQAMKQAAVPRWQLHNEAALFWRAKGNASRALRCLRHALSSAPPAHRHLSLTNAANLLLHHGLTAHAHALLEQALAVNASEPHTLLSLVSVHLAQGNVTGALALFRRVLATARSSSSSFSSFAGCEQCRRSLPLLRCLQFYPFLYNLSRRQPCSQGVACVAEKELGIQLEEWEGSEEKQDAPAMSAMEDSLLFEKVILDSNGSGEAAGQQQRASPSASGTTHMPTAFGGGSGGGAEGEEEWQLKEDLMGAFEGALDVGGKRGDLRGIRVLKNDRVMGARAGGGPCFGNCEDDEGAEWITFQVKRVRKAKVDGTESVAMGDDGPNGESLPGGHSVLEISGPTIPSPGPSGRWRDYTSLGWPGPEECQRTRRVDLTTVASTWLAVSAKNIDITEHIDFATPLQEPAAEPLCNANLAASMHTLDHLAGVANRAAIHYTGESQLREVLQNLGKDKFSPQSFEQVGTRIAKVLEKNQTSWVLSSMAALYWRVKGQGKRAIDCLRQALNYAPHHMKDVPLISLANIFQNARLWEDALTVARMAVEIAPHFVVNHFTLANVYIAMEEFEKAMRWYESTLKLQPEFAPAKDRLRTIQCYLLTKRERRQP from the exons ATGGCCAAGGTACCCCTGGGAGACCTGGACCTGTACGATGGCACCTACGTTTCCCTGGAGAGCAAAGACATCGG ccctGAAGACTACGTAGATTCCCGGTCAGCTCTGCCCCCGGATCTAGAAAAGCCTGACTGTGCAAAAGTGTTTGAGCTACCTTATAGCATCCATGCTTTCCAGCATCTCAGG GGCGTCCAGGAGAGGGCGAACCTGACCTCCCCGCTGCTCTCTAAGGAGGACCCGATCTTCAGCTCGCTGTCTCACAGGCTGGGCCGCAGCGTGGACGATGTGGGCCACCGCATCCACCAGGAGCTCCTGAGG AATTCGTCGTCCTGGGTGCTGTACAACATGGCGTCGTTTTACTGGCGCATGAAGAACGAGCCTCAGAGGGCCGTCGACTGCGTGGTGCGCGCTCTGCATTTCTCCCCGAG GCAGCACAAGGACGTCGCCCTGGTCAACATGGCCAACATCCTGCACCGCGCCCATTTCTCCGCAGACGCCGCCATTCTCGCCCACGCTGCCATGGACCTCACGTCGGACCTCTTCACCAGCCACTACACCCTGGGCAACATTTACGCC ATGCTCGGGGAATACAACCACTCCGTGCTGTGCTACGAGCAGGCGCTGCAGGCCCAGCCGGGCTTCGAGCAGGCGCTGAGGAGGAAGCACTCTGTGCTCTGTCAGCAGAAGCTGGAGCAGCGGCTGGAAGCCCAGCACAG ATCCCTGCAGCGGACGCTCAACGAACTGAAGGAGTACCAGAAGCAGCACGACCACTACCTCCGCCAGCAGGAGGCGCTGGACAAACAcaagctgctgcaggaggagcagatcCTGAGAAACATCATCCACGAGACGCAGATGGCCAAGGAAGCCCAACTTG ggaacCATCAGATGTGTCGGCTGGGTCAGCAGCAGCGCAGCCTCTACTGCCCCTTTGACCTGCCCGTGCGCTATCACCGCGGCGACCTGTTCGAGCACGTCCACTTCGTCCAG TTCGGGGAGGAGGTGTCGGTGGCGTCCAGCGTGGCGCTCGTGTCGGAGCGCGACTCCAACCAGACGGCGGCCAGCCCCCGGCTCCACCCCTCGGTGTCCGGAGACCAGGACCCTGCCGCCGCTCTGTGGGGCAGCCGTCAGGATTACACACAG GATACTCAGAAGAAGTTGTGGCCTCAGAGGACGGACTGCGCCCACGAGTACCCGAGCGTCCCCCCCGCTCACCTGCTGCCGACCTACTATCTTCCACCCGAGACGCAGGGCCTCGG CCCAGTGGCAACTCTCCTCTACGGGAGCAGCAGACCTCCGACGGCCGCCCTGCCGGACTGTGGTCCCGTCCCCCAACCCTACCCGGCCCTCATGCCGGCCTCACTAGACTGGCCTCTGGAAGAGAAGACGCTGCCAGATCCCTCTGCCTTCGAG GTGCTGCAGGTGCGTAGTGGAGGATGGACGCTGGAGCAGATCGGCTCCCGAATAGCTCAAGCTATGAAACAA GCCGCCGTGCCCCGCTGGCAGCTCCACAACGAGGCGGCCCTCTTCTGGCGGGCCAAAGGCAACGCCAGCCGCGCCCTACGCTGCCTGCGCCACGCGTTGAGCTccgccccccccgcccaccGCCACTTGTCCCTCACCAACGCCGCTAACCTGCTGCTGCACCACGGCTTGACCGCCCACGCACACGCACTGCTGGAGCAAGCGCTGGCTGTCAATGCATCGGAG ccgcacaCCCTGCTCAGCCTGGTGAGCGTGCACTTGGCCCAGGGCAACGTGACGGGCGCCCTGGCTCTGTTCCGCCGCGTCCTGGCGACGgcgcgctcctcctcctcgtccttctcgTCCTTCGCCGGCTGCGAGCAGTGCCGCCGCAGCCTGCCTCTGCTGCGCTGCCTGCAGTTCTACCCCTTCCTCTACAACCTCTCACGCCGTCAGCCCTGCTCCC AGGGCGTCGCCTGTGTGGCTGAGAAGGAGCTCGGGATACAGCTGGAGGAATGGGAGGGCAGCGAAGAGAAGCAGGACGCGCCCGCCATGTCCGCCATGGAGGACTCCCTGCTCTTTGAGA AGGTTATCTTGGACAGCAACGGGTCGGGCGAAGCGGCCGGACAGCAGCAGCGTGCTTCTCCCTCCGCCTCAGGAACGACTCACATGCCCACGGCGTTCGGCGGTGGCAGCGGCGGCGGAgcggaaggggaggaggagtggcAGCTGAAGGAGGACCTGATGGGAGCTTTCGAGGGCGCGCTGGATGTCGGCGGCAAGCGGGGGGACCTGCGCGGCATCCGGGTGCTGAAGAACGACCGCGTCATGGGCGCCCGCGCCGGCGGCGGGCCGTGCTTCGGGAACTGCGAGGACGACGAGGGAGCCGAGTGG ATCACCTTCCAGGTGAAGCGGGTGAGGAAGGCGAAGGTGGACGGCACGGAGAGCGTCGCCATGGGCGACGACGGCCCGAACGGGGAGTCGCTGCCCGGAGGACACTCGGTCTTGGAGATAAGCGGGCCGACCATCCCGTCGCCCGGCCCCTCAG GACGCTGGAGGGACTACACAAGTCTGGGCTGGCCGGGGCCGGAGGAGTGCCAGCGGACACGGAGGGTCGACCTCACCACGGTGGCGAGCACCTGGTTGGCCGTTTCCGCCAAGAACATCGA catCACGGAGCACATCGACTTTGCCACTCCGCTCCAGGAGCCGGCCGCCGAACCTTTATGCAACGCCAACCTCGCCGCCAGCATGCACACCCTGGACCACCTGGCCGGGGTGGCCAACCGCGCCGCCATCCACTACACCGGAGAGAGCCAGCTGCGTGAG GTCCTGCAGAACCTCGGCAAGGACAAGTTCTCTCCTCAGTCCTTTGAGCAGGTGGGAACGCGCATCGCTAAAGTTCTGGAGAAG AATCAAACATCGTGGGTTTTATCCAGCATGGCCGCGCTCTACtggagggtcaaaggtcaaggcaAGAGAGCCATCGACTGCCTGCGACAGGCCCTCAACTATGCGCCCCATCACATGAAG GACGTGCCCCTCATCAGCCTGGCCAACATCTTCCAGAACGCCCGTCTGTGGGAGGACGCGCTCACCGTGGCGCGCATGGCGGTGGAAATCGCACCGCACTTCGTCGTGAACCACTTCACCCTGGCCAACGTCTACATCGCTATG gaGGAGTTTGAGAAAGCCATGCGCTGGTACGAGTCTACGCTGAAGCTGCAGCCGGAGTTCGCCCCGGCTAAAGATCGTCTGAGGACCATCCAGTGTTACCTGCTCACCAAGAGGGAACGCCGTCAGCCCTGA
- the traf6 gene encoding TNF receptor-associated factor 6: MASFEGNKGSLQEDSYEGAVGGELSGCALAMLEKERESLLSPAESPGAAFNSSGGGGGSGSSTGLQAAVPLQGYDVEFDPPLERKYECPICLMALRNAIQTPCGHRFCKNCIEKSIRDAGQRCPVDNVPLLEDQLFPDNFAKREILSLTVCCPNSDCDEKMELRQLENHLARCEFATVPCSQCQQSVRQSHLEEHKTVECQRRSMTCPDCVAHFYYEERELHEQQCPFASVTCQYCEMDLIRDQIESHCDTDCPKAPVACNFSAFGCKERMQRHDLAEHMQEFTQMHMRSMAEFLRGLSLNGTAPKSLWTPGPSVSPEDQGAGVACGGPKGAASIGGGGGGGGGCAPSQPTKELQRLREMDGRLVKQDHQLRELIILKETQAGQLAELRRRVSTLEETVKDLESQQCQGVFVWRLRGFSAHLHNQEAGLPVVEHSPGFYTGRPGYKLCLRLHLQTPNAPRCSNFISLFVHTMQGAFDGQLSWPFQGTIRLAILDQGPEAQHHVEAMETKPDLQAFQKPVIQRNPKGFGYVTFLHLQQLSQRAFVKDDTLLIRCEVTPRFDSAFHRDGMTVQPRGPESSVSRD, translated from the exons ATGGCTTCCTTTGAAGGCAACAAGGGGAGTCTGCAGGAGGACAGCTATGAGGGAGCCGTCGGCGGAGAGCTGTCCGGCTGCGCGTTGGCGATGCTGGAAAAGGAACGGGAATCCCTCCTCAGCCCGGCGGAGAGCCCCGGTGCCGCCTTCaacagcagcggcggcggcggtggtaGCGGTTCCTCCACCGGCCTTCAGGCCGCTGTCCCCCTCCAGGGCTACGATGTGGAGTTCGATCCCCCGCTGGAGAGAAAATACGAGTGCCCCATCTGCCTCATGGCTCTGAGGAACGCCATCCAAACGCCCTGCGGTCACCGCTTCTGCAAGAACTGCATCGAGAAGTCTATTCG TGACGCAGGGCAGAGGTGTCCCGTGGACAACGTGCCGCTGTTGGAAGACCAGCTGTTCCCGGACAACTTTGCCAAACGGGAGATTCTGTCGCTGACCGTTTGCTGTCCGAACTCCGACTGCGATGAGAAAATGGAGCTCCGGCAATTGGAG AATCATCTGGCCCGCTGTGAGTTCGCCACGGTGCCGTGCTCCCAGTGCCAGCAGTCGGTGAGACAGAGCCATCTCGAGGAGCACAAAACCGTGGAGTGCCAAAGGAGATCCATGACCTGTCCGGATTGCGTGGCGCACTTCTACTACGAGGAGAGGGAG CTCCACGAGCAGCAGTGTCCCTTCGCCAGCGTGACGTGCCAGTACTGCGAGATGGATCTCATCAGAGACCAG ATCGAATCTCATTGTGACACAGACTGTCCGAAAGCGCCCGTCGCCTGCAACTTCAGCGCCTTCGGGTGTAAGGAAAGG atgcaGCGCCACGACCTGGCTGAGCACATGCAGGAGTTCACGCAGATGCACATGCGCTCCATGGCCGAGTTCCTGCGCGGCCTCAGCCTCAACGGCACCGCGCCCAAGTCCCTGTGGACGCCGGGGCCGTCCGTTTCTCCCGAGGATCAGGGGGCGGGGGTGGCCTGCGGCGGCCCCAAAGGAGCCGCGAGcatcggcggcggcggcggcggcggcggcggctgtgCGCCAAGTCAGCCGACTAAGGAGCTCCAGAGGCTCAGGGAGATGGACGGGCGGCTGGTGAAGCAGGATCACCAGCTGCGTGAGCTCATCATCTTAAAGGAAACGCAG GCCGGCCAGCTGGCGGAGCTCAGGCGCCGGGTGTCGACGCTGGAGGAGACCGTGAAGGACCTGGAGTCCCAGCAGTGCCAGGGCGTCTTCGTCTGGCGCCTCCGGGGTTTCTCCGCCCACCTGCACAACCAGGAAGCGGGCCTGCCGGTGGTGGAGCACAGCCCCGGCTTCTACACGGGCCGCCCGGGCTACAAGCTGTGCCTGCGCCTGCACCTGCAGACGCCCAACGCGCCGCGCTGCTCCAACTTCATCTCCCTCTTCGTCCACACCATGCAGGGCGCCTTCGACGGGCAGCTGAGCTGGCCGTTCCAGGGCACCATCCGCCTCGCCATCCTGGACCAGGGCCCCGAGGCGCAGCACCACGTCGAGGCCATGGAGACCAAACCCGACCTGCAGGCCTTCCAGAAGCCCGTCATCCAGCGCAACCCCAAGGGGTTCGGCTACGTCACCTTCCTGCACCTGCAGCAGCTGAGCCAGAGGGCCTTCGTGAAGGACGACACGCTGCTCATCCGCTGCGAGGTGACGCCGCGCTTCGACAGCGCGTTTCACCGCGACGGGATGACGGTGCAGCCCAGAGGGCCCGAATCCTCGGTATCGAGGGACTAA